The Callospermophilus lateralis isolate mCalLat2 chromosome 15, mCalLat2.hap1, whole genome shotgun sequence genome window below encodes:
- the LOC143637983 gene encoding protein FAM24A-like, protein MFDLKTKIIIGIGAGLLFAAIVLICVVLSLFFKVSSILKAAKECCPTKFQSKIIPPKGTMESCPALPCCDEYSLYADYDALPPCYCGTNEGL, encoded by the exons ATGTTTGATCTCAAGACAAAGATTATCATCGGCATTGGGGCCGGCTTACTGTTTGCAGCCATCGTGCTGATCTGCGTGGTCCTCAGTCTTTTCTTCAAGGTCTCCAGCATACTGAA AGCGGCAAAGGAATGTTGTCCAACCAAGTTCCAGAGCAAGATCATCCCACCTAAAGGCACGATGGAGTCTTGTCCTGCCCTCCCGTGCTGTGACGAATATAGCCTATATGCAGATTACGATGCCCTGCCACCTTGCTATTGTGGCACAAATGAGGGGCTCTGA